Proteins encoded within one genomic window of Glandiceps talaboti chromosome 3, keGlaTala1.1, whole genome shotgun sequence:
- the LOC144433304 gene encoding serine-protein kinase ATM-like, with protein MCATSDNDRLQLLSRLLSKHPVGLPSEEIQSFLNTLHQLLTESKRSDVSGWLLECLQALCKCQSCKDQSLFVVEGCRPLWTKVWTATLRTISLHHAEQQGFELICSLVETQLVTADKELWRLLAYGTCQPSRHAVHCLATLLKHCPLPEHLQPSTAIGMTTVTNSNYPLRHQLLKWLLPMDEDIDGGEKTVKVVDRPSCHVLPEVLSALTQRNTSTCNFQSQEMQREDNQFFKHIETVYLKSSFDFSSETCTDKSRATRLDVRYSRIVAVLKSLIKTMETIGNQLLETMSSEVSHVENMIHHCSVVAKVIALLLGYQTIKKDEVIGSKLFEQIRLLMKRISDNVKELRNKRDVDQSSKVQTMSIVVKALTQLYSWHHLLLMSCEMKDGIEWMANNCRKFTSPELIDNLLEIVNTKLLGKEI; from the exons atgtgtgcAACAAGTGATAATGACAG GTTACAGTTACTGAGTAGACTTCTAAGCAAACACCCAGTAGGCTTACCATCTGAGGAAATTCAGTCTTTCCTGAACACGTTGCATCAATTACTTACAGAAAGTAAAAG GAGCGATGTCAGTGGTTGGTTATTGGAATGCCTACAGGCACtatgtaaatgtcaaagttGTAAAGACCAGTCTTTGTTTGTAGTTGAAGGATGTCGACCACTGTGGACCAAAGTATGGACTGCAACACTTAG AACAATTAGTTTACACCATGCAGAGCAACAAGGCTTTGAGTTAATCTGTAGTTTGGTGGAAACACAGCTTGTCACTGCAGATAAAGAACTGTGGAGATTGTTGGCATATGGAACATGTCAACCAAGCAG ACATGCAGTTCACTGCCTTGCCACTCTGTTGAAGCACTGCCCTCTACCAGAACACCTACAGCCGAGCACTGCCATTGGCATGACAACAGTCACTAATAGCAACTACCCTTTAAGACATCAACTTCTGAAGTGGCTTCTTCCAATGGATGAAGATATAGATGGTGGAGAGAAGACAGTTAAGGTTGTTGACAG ACCCAGCTGTCATGTCTTACCAGAAGTACTCTCTGCTCTCACACAAAGAAACACCAGTACTTGTAATTTTCAGAGTCAAGAAATGCAGAGAGAAGACAATCAATTCTTCAAACATATTGAGACTGTTTACCTTAAGTCCAGCTTTGACTTTAGTAGTGAGACATGTACAGATAAGAGTAGAGCAACAAGATTAGATGTAAGATACAGTAGAATTGTAGCAGTCTTGAAGTCACTCATCAAAACCATGGAAACCATTGGAAATCAACTATTGGAGACTATGTCATCTGAG GTCTCCCATGTAGAGAATATGATTCACCACTGTTCTGTTGTTGCCAAGGTGATAGCTTTGTTGCTGGGATACCAAACTATCAAGAAAGATGAGGTTATAGGTTCAAAGTTATTTGAACAAATTAGG TTATTGATGAAAAGGATATCAGACAATGTGAAAGAATTGAGAAATAAGAGAGATGTTGACCAATCTAGTAAAGTCCAGACTATGTCAATAGTGGTGAAGGCTTTAACTCAGCTCTACTCTTGGCATCATTTACTGTTAATGAGTTGTGAAATGAAAGATGGCATTGAATGGATGGCTAACAATTGTAGGAAATTTACATCACCAGAATTAATTGATAACTTACTGGAGATTGTTAATACAAAG CTTTTAGGAAAGGAAATCTaa
- the LOC144433303 gene encoding complement C1q-like protein 3, with product MAMDKSTTLVCLVILAVNILGSEAGKYSRPKQSAFQASLDQHIESKATKRLMFDESNLNIGGDWNTDKSVFTCRIPGIYVFNLNILKYGRCDSSTAYITKNEGDYDVCAYAYSVLDDYASGSATAILELKKGDYVHVTLLEGSCLFGSNVRYTNFNGYLLSSK from the coding sequence ATGGCGATGGACAAATCTACTACACTAGTGTGTCTAGTTATACTAGCTGTCAACATACTGGGATCTGAGGCTGGCAAATATTCCAGACCAAAGCAATCAGCATTCCAAGCATCGCTGGACCAACATATTGAATCTAAGGCAACAAAACGACTCATGTTTGACGAGAGTAATCTTAATATCGGCGGTGACTGGAATACAGATAAGAGTGTTTTCACATGTAGAATACCTGGCATTTATGTCTTCAATCTGAATATCTTGAAATACGGTAGATGTGACAGTTCTACAGCATACATTACCAAAAATGAAGGCGATTATGATGTATGTGCGTATGCCTATTCTGTATTGGACGATTACGCTAGTGGAAGTGCTACTGCAATCCTGGAGCTAAAGAAGGGAGATTACGTCCATGTTACTTTACTTGAAGGGTCATGCTTGTTTGGTAGCAATGTTAGATACACTAACTTCAATGGATATCTACTTTCCTCAAAGTGA
- the LOC144432633 gene encoding uncharacterized protein LOC144432633 encodes MKRYGGSYQFILLQCVIVILQLSLAFTQEDDNSTCTPTSQSEQNGCQRCSYGNHGMPGNPGIPGTAGIPGLPGTRGDPGQNGLHGDKGEKGDAGSPGSAGQPGQMGVKGDDGQSGKNGDPGPKGLPGKLGPKGEQGPKGTTGKPGPKGITGSPGMDGSDGLRGPEGMNGSKGEKGESGEVRMHGSKVAFSVAKTTTVGPVSSNQAITYDRVHSNIGDAYDKSTGKFTCSVDGVYFFMISAIRSSTHNLYACLIKNTARLICVYARHSTSRAHGSASNSVIVSLQQGDEVWVRLGSGTAVFGDNDGYNTFTGYILYPDFE; translated from the exons ATGAAGCGTTACGGTGGTTCATATCAGTTTATTTTACTACAATGTGTTATTGTTATACTTCAACTTTCACTGGCTTTTACACAGGAAGACGACAACAGCACTTGTACACCCACATCTCAATCCGAGCAAAATGGATGCCAGAGATGTTCCTATGGAAATCACGGTATGCCTGGCAACCCAG GAATACCAGGCACTGCTGGTATACCAGGTTTACCAGGGACCAGAGGTGACCCTGGACAGAATGGTCTCCATGGTGACAAGGGTGAAAAAGGTGATGCTGGGTCACCTGGATCAGCTGGTCAACCAGGTCAAATGGGAGTCAAAGGTGATGATGGACAATCAGGCAAGAATGGTGATCCTGGTCCTAAAGGACTACCTGGTAAACTAGGACCTAAAGGTGAACAAGGCCCAAAGGGTACTACTGGAAAACCTGGCCCTAAAGGAATAACAGGGTCACCAGGAATGGATGGAAGTGATGGTCTCCGGGGTCCAGAGGGAATGAATGGCTCAAAGGGAGAAAAGGGAGAATCTGGTGAAGTAAGAATGCATGGATCCAAAGTGGCATTCTCAGTTGCCAAGACAACAACAGTGGGACCGGTATCTAGTAACCAGGCAATAACCTATGACAGAGTGCATAGTAATATTGGTGATGCATATGACAAATCCACTGGTAAATTCACATGTTCTGTGGACGGTGTGTACTTCTTTATGATTTCTGCCATCAGGAGTTCAACACATAACTTGTATGCCTGTCTCATCAAGAATACCGCTAGACTGATCTGTGTGTATGCCCGTCATTCCACAAGCAGAGCCCATGGGTCAGCATCTAACAGTGTGATTGTTAGTTTACAACAGGGTGATGAAGTGTGGGTAAGACTTGGTAGTGGAACAGCTGTGTTTGGTGATAATGATGGTTATAATACATTCACTGGTTACATCCTATACCCAGACTTTGAATAA